The Myripristis murdjan chromosome 4, fMyrMur1.1, whole genome shotgun sequence region tcactgtaacaaagtcatccacattagttttccaaaaagcagcagcactgttgtgatttgatgacTGGAAATTGGGCAAACTTGAAACTGAGTCAAACAGTCTATGGGAAATAGTCACTcgggaaacattttgctttacACATTGAATTATTAGTCCTGCGGTTTATGAATTGTGATGACTTTATtcgctgcagaagcagaacattatacaGTGGGTGtttcaaaaaatcaaattgGAAATTATGGGATTTTAataatatgttgtgaaatatttagtaccccacatgatttgcaaaatggtttgttgtgatgtaaaatctgggtaaattgtagtgaatgagccaaacattcaaaatcactggtatgctTTGCTTAAATTGCTGTTACATTTGAAgggtttttattccaaaaaccCTTTAAATTTATAGTTGATATttcaaaatcatcaaaaaacaTAACCACTTGTGCAAAGCAATAGTCCAAAGGTCACTCATAATGTCCTCCACTGTTGAAGCAATCATTTTGCCATTATAAGTGCCATTGTAAGTGCTGTTTTTCTAAATGAGGGTCTATCTCGTTCTGGAATGACATTTCAAACacatatttttctctcctctctctgtgtaatCAGCTAAATGGAGTCCATGGGGTCGATGGGGAACTTGCTCAGCGACCTGCGGTGGAGGTCGTAGGATTCGGAGGAGGACCTGTGTAAGGTCCTCGATGACAGTGCAGTGTGTTGGACGACCTGTGGAAATACAGAAGTGTGGAAAGAGTCCATGCCCAGGTACTGTAGAGGCAAACTGAAATGATATGCCGAGATATGGCTTGAAACTGATGGTAAACAATAAATGATGCTGTATGTTGCGAATGCTTATGTTgatgtctctcttctctctctgtctcacaacAGCCAAATGTCAGCGAGTGTGCACTGAGGGCCATCCCAGCGAGGACTGTAgccgttgtgtgtgtgacagccacGTGCTGGTAGGAGAAGTCTACAGTGTGACTGGAGTCCCTGTGGCGGGAGCCAGGGTTGCTCTTGCCAACCGGCCCAAGATCATCCGCGCCCGCACAAATGTCAAGGGCCAGTTCAGGCTCCCTGGAATCTGCTCCTCCAGCTCAACTTTGCTCTCCATCAGGAAGGAGAAGTTTGCCCCTGCTGACGTCTCCACATCTAGTAATACCACAGGGTTGTCCTGGGTACGGGCTGTCCTCAAGTCAGCTGGTGAGTCTAATTAAGGACAAAACCGCATGGGTATGAACCAAGGATATAGTTATTACAAGCGGCAAGACAGTTAATGAGTAAAGGACGCCAAGTTGTTGTCACTCAGGTAATTTTACTGAACCAGTGTGGCCATAAATATAAAGCAATTACATGGTCTAATTTGGTTAAGTTTATTAGGAATTTATGTAGAGGAGTTTAGTTATAATGTGAGTGATTTCTTTGGAAATGAGTATCCTGATGCCCATTAACATGGTCCTACAGAGCCAGTAAACCACCTAATCGTATCATCTAATTATGTATTTTCCTGGACTGTCGGGCACAAAGCAATAAActgggacaacaacaacaacagcaacaacaggagAATAGTAAAATACTTGATATAATCTAGAGCAGCTAGACATATTTGGTTGTATAGTAACCAAATGAACAGAGGGAGTTTTCACCTTTGCAGCATATAAAGCTGTGATTCCTTTACCAATAGCTTTTCATAAGAATGAAGGCCAATGTGACAATAAAGTGTACAGGATGACTGAGTTTTACTGGGCCTGAAGGCACTGTGGTACCACTCACGACAGCTCGAGTGAGGTAATGAGGGTTTGCTTGCCTCTGCTTCCCACAGAGAAACCATACATTGTGAAGCACCCTGAGGACAAAGTGCGTTATGAAGGAGGACGTGTGCTGTTGTGCTGCAAGGCAACAGGATCGCCCACACCTGACAAATATTACTGGTGAGATGACTGTGTTTTAGGGTTGCAGAGCACAGGAAACTCAGACATTGTAACATTCTGATATGGACAGTATTTTCAGCATTCGATTActttcaaatattttgaaacTGATATCAAGACACTGTTGGAAATTGTATTTatcataaaacacataaacTATTGTAAAAATTACAGATACTTaacaaagttttaaaaaaaaattgacataaTTTTTCCCTTTATCCCCTACCCTCCAGGTACCACAATGGTACTCTGCTGGACAGGAAGCTGTATAAGTATGAAGAGGACCTTGTACTGAGGAGCCTGAAGCCTGAGCAATCAGGAGAGTACCACTGCAAAGCCAGCAGCTCCGCAGGCAGCATCAAATCCACACCAGCCCTCCTGACAGTTATTGGTATGTACAGTCTAGGAAGCTGCTGCATCTCAGTGCCAATGTATTTCTCTACTGACAGTTCTACCATCTAGTTAAAACCAGATGTATAGTTAAAGATGGTATCTGTAGGAATTGCTTCACTGATGTATTGCTCTGAAGCCGGATGTGATGACACATTGTAACAACAGAAGAGCTGATTTTGAAAACATTAGACCCTCTGATCAGTTTAAGTTGGGACTTCTCATTGTCAACAAGACACCAGCTTCCAGTTGATGGAACACATGTAAGTTGTAATGTAATGAACCATATAACATAATCAACCATGAGGGTAAATGATCAGTTATGATACAGGAGTTATATGGTTCCTATATCCTAATGCATTTGATATTTTAGAGATAATCCTCCAGAGGGGAACTTTATAGTAAAAACACTGACCAAAGAGGCACaatatattttataatgtaAAACACAGATGCCATGGGGACTTATATACATTTCCATAGAAATGCCAGCTGTTCGCTCCAACCAAGTGATTCATGACCCAAGTCTATGGAACGGCaggatacaaacaaaacaacagtgtcCTACaactgagggagagaaaaaaagtcagtcgATGGATGAAGTGTTTCATTGACACAGTAAAATAGGAGCATAAAATATCAGGGCTCGCAGAATCTGGCCGGACTTGGAgtggtaagttttttttttattatgtttacattGGTTGAAACTACTCCTTTCTAAACAAAGATTCTTTACTGTGAGAAATGGCCCTGTACACTGTAAAACCCCAAACCCAATCCCTCCAGAGCACCCTGTATTGAAGTGAAATCTGAAGTTGCCAATAGACCGTGttgctccttttctctctccctcctgatCGACTCAGACAAGTACGCTTTTCCACATCTGTGTGGGAGAGATACACATAGCTTATGTCGCCCAGGTGCTTATCCAAGATGAAGATTAATGAAAAGGGTCTGCATGGGATTATGCTAAAGTAATCTATCCCGGTTTTCTTCAGAAGAATCCCTGTACCCCCTGAAGTCATTACAGTAGGAATTATCTCCCCCTGTAAATAGAACAACAACACCTGGGCTTTGCAGCAGGATGACAAACTTGCCTTGCTTCCTGGGCAGTGTGCAGTTTCTTTTCATGTTGTACAGTGCACTCAAGTATTCAGTCTAATTTGATTTTCACTGTAAGCTCTCTAACTTTTGATTATTCAGGTGACTTTAGACTAAATTTATTACtctcaaaaaattcaaaatactCTTGGTATAGCCATCATCTGTACTGTACTAATGATATTTCCAGTTCCATCTGTCCGCAATTATTGACTTATTTGTGAGATGGGGAGTTTAACAAGAATACTGGACTGTAAACTCCCCTATGATATCATGCACATTAATTATTTTGCCAATGTCTGAGTGAACAATAATCTTTTCTTTCCAGTTCCCATCTGGATAGTAAATACATGTTCTCAACATCACGTCTAATTACCCCATCATGAACATTTCACAGTCCAACTTGGCCAGTCTTAGGTATTCTGAGGCCATGAAGACACTGttatgtgcaagtgtgtgtgtgtgtgtgtgtgtgtgtgtgtgtgaaattgaaagtgacagaaagggaaagaagagagaacaattttataataaatattcaGTTTACCATTACACAGTTTAAAAGTTGCTGTTTATTCTGCATCCATGTCTTTTTTGAATCTTATGAAGCAGTACGCAATTACACAGCATATGACTGATTTTATGATTAAATAAGCAAATAAGCATGAGAACttttttacaaacaaacatgcgAATATTTAAATACTTTCCATCAGTGTTTGCACAGAACACTATATGTGCATTCATTTGTGAATACCAACCAAAAAGCATCAGGATGACTTCACTATTACACTTTTCATACAGGCATaaagttacacacacataaagttacatactgtatgcataTCAAATGACCAAATATATTGTAAACGTATGTTCTATAAGTATTGGCCTCAACAGTAACTTGTAATGTGTCGTGTAATCCACAGCAAAAGGAACTCCAGCATGCAATTCCACCCCGGAGACCCACCTCGTCAGACTGCCGATGGATTGCTTTCAACCTGGGACTGGCTCCAAGTTCTACAATGCTGGCCGCTGCCCCCACAACAAATGTGCTGGCTCTCTGGACTTTGATATGCGCTGCCGGGATGGAGCTGGATTCTGCTGTGGGGTCAAAAGTATGGAAAGTCGAACCATTGACTGTGGCACCTACAGCCTCCCCATCCGCGCTGTGACAGAGTGCGGGTGTCAGAAGTGTGTGGAGCCTACTGTGCTGGTTCGTGGCAGAGTGGTCACAGCTGACAATAATGAGCCTCTGCGTTTTGGACACATCTATattggcagagagagagtgggaacCACAGGCTATCAAGGAGGTTTCACGCTACAAATTACCCCAGACACACAGAGATTAGTGGTAAATTTTGTTGACCCCACGCAGAAGTTTATTGACACTCCAAAAGTGTTCATCTTTGACAAGAGAGGAGGATCAATCTACCATGATGTGAAAGTGATGAGAAAACAGATACCAATTGACATCAATGCAGGGGAGACCAACACTATCGACTTAGGGGAAATTAAAGGGGAGGACCCCATAGGCCAGTTAGTTATTCCTCCCAATTCCTTCCATAAGGAAAATGGAGAGATTTATGAAGGAACTGTGAAAGCCAGTGTCACATTCATTGACCCTAGAAATATCACTACAGCGGCTGCAGCTCCTGGCGACCTCAACTTTGTGGATGCTGAGGGGGATATGCTCCCTTTGAGGACTTACGGCATGTTCTCTGTTGACTTCCGAGATGATACAAACAAGGAGGTGCTTGGAGCTGGAGCGGTGCAGGTCCTTCTTGATACACAGCATGTGAAAATGCAAGAGCACATCCCAGCAATGAAACTGTGGTCTTTAAACCCAGACACTGGAGtctgggaggaggagagtgacTTTACCTATACCCAGACAACTACCGGTGGCCATGGGAGGAGCAAACGAGAGGAGCGAACCTTTCTCATAGGCAACATGGAGATAAGAGAACGGAGACTCTTCAATCTGGATGTACCTGAGAACAGACGCTGCTATGTCAAAGTGCGGGCTTACATGAGCGACAAGTTCCTTTCTACTGAACAGCTGGAAGGTGTTGTGATCACCTTGATAAACCTGGAGCCAAAGCCCGGCTACTCCTCTAACCCCAGGGCATGGGGCCGCTTTGACAGTGTTATAACTGGACCCAATGGAGCCTGTCTCCCAGCTTTCTGTGATGCCCAGAGGCCTGACGCTTACACTGCATATGTCACAGCAATGATGGGGGGAGAAGAGCTAGAGGCTGCTCCTTCCTCTCCCAAAATGAATCCAAACATCATTGGAGTTTCTCAGCCATATCTGGACAAAATAGACTATCAGCGCTCTGACCATGAGGATCCAGCCCTAAAGAAAACAGCCTTCAGGATCAACCTGGCAAAGCCTAACTCTAATAACCTTGATGAGACCAATGGACCAATATATCCGTATCAGAGTTTAATAGCCTGTGAAAATGCCCCAGTTGATGCAAACCATTTCAGATTCTTCAGAGTGGAAAAGGACAAGTATGAATACAATGTTGTTCCGTTCCAGGAGAATGATTTGACGACCTGGACAGGAGACTACCTCTCCTGGTGGCCAAACCCCCAAGAGTTCCGGGCATGCTTCATCAAGGTGAGGATCCATGGGCAGAAGGAAGTGATGGTCAGGTCAAAGAACATGGGAGGAACACACCGTGAGACAAAAGGCAAACTTTACGGCATTAGAGACATCCGGAGCACTCGGGACATGAGAGAAGCCAACACCTCTGCAGCTTGCGTGGAGTTCAAATGCAGCGGCATGCTGTTTGATCAAGCTGAGGTGGACAGATCACTCATATCGATCCTTCCACAGGGGAACTGTCGCAGAATCAGCACCAACAATCTCCTGCAAGAATATCTCACCAAGCATCCACCAACCGCGCAGAACAACGAGTCCCATGCATTCACCATGCTAGCCCCTGTGGATCCTCTGGGACATAACTATGGCATCTACACAGTCACAGACCAGAATCCTAGAGTTGCCAAGGAGATTGCTATTGGACGCTGCTTTGACGGCACCTCAGATGGTTTTTCCAGGGAGATGAAGTCGGACTCTGGAGTTGCGCTGACATACAGCTGCCCAGAGAGGAAAATTAGCAGGGAGAGCCTCTTCCAGCGTCTCCAGACTAACCCAGGCCAGACATTGTCTCAAATGGCAAGAGCcatgagagagatggagggtcTGCAGGTGCAGAGATCAGCCACCCAGGTGGTGGCCTATCCCTCAGAGCAGCGGGGCAGGACCCAGACTCGCAGAGTCAGCTCTACAAACAGAAGGAGAGCAACCACGCGCACACAACAACGCCAGTAGATGTGCTGAGAGGTAGACTGAGATACAAATGTGtactgtgtgtttatatatattaaTACTATAACTGTTAACACTATAAatcttttcttctcatttctAGGTTGACTTTGATAAGATGGCATCAAGCCAAGGAAGTAAAGGGTCATTCTTGGTCAGTGTGTTGATGATGAGTATGAACTCCCTCCTGACTATAAAATCACCGAACTGAGGCAGATAGCGATTCAGCAAAACCGCCAGTGTGATTAAATTGAAGATATTCATTAGTCTTAGATTTACTTGAACGGTTTGGCAATAAATGTCACTAATTTCTTCCTTCCTGTGAGATGTGCATCACTAGCTTGTATTAATGGAGtgatgaatatttatttaattggcttttattagattttatgaatgaaaagaCTGAGTCAATTTTTGAGCAAGTAACTTTTAAAGCTCTAATTTGTGGCATTCCACATTCCCCATGGTGGGTGTTTTTGCTGACGATTCTCAATGcctgaattaaaaacaaacctaCAGTAACCAACCAAACCTAACAGCCACCCCAGGCCCCAAACACTTCATAATTGGTCTTTGCTTTCCATTGAACTCATGCTTCCCTTGAAGatcagagagaagaaaacatgaGGTCCTTGTTGTCGGCAGCAGACACTGAGCCCTTTCTCTAGAAACTGGGAAAATCTCTCCACCAAGGGGAGGCATATTTATGAGAGACACATTGGGTGCAGTGGGGTGAGGCATGCTGTCCATGGAACAGAAGATGTTTTTTAGtcatgcttctttttttcattagcTTGCCACATTGCCAACTGTGATTCAGCCAAATGTCCTCCCACACCTACTTACAATGTGCAAGAGCAAGGCCTTTGCCAAGACAAGCATCCCTTAACAAAACGGATCTCAACAGTAGACTAAACATATCCTGCGGTAGGTAACCCAAAAAAGGGACAGTAGATTCTACGGTATGACACAATTTCCTGTCGTCCCCTGCACATTCCACATTAGCACCATTCCTTGGtatctctcttcctccacctaGAAACGAACAACAAGTTGATTCAAAGACGAAActgactgtttgtgtggtggtggggtgtCTATTTTTGTATCTCGAAGTGCAATAACTATGTACCATTTTAACTTGAGAATCCTTGCAGATCATTGCATGTGACAAATATAATACAGACAGGGTGCAGCTGGTGAAGGAGGCAGGCGACTCCCTCAGAAAATGTGGCAGGTGGTGCGGTTACAGGTCTTTGTATGGGATCTTGTATAGGATTTATTTGAATATGAGTGGTTTTCGGCAAGTAATTTAACTGCTATGTAATCATTCTTCAACACAGTCCATGCTGCATAAATTCTAATAATCTCTTTTATAATTTGCTGCATGACTAAGTCAGTTTTACAATTAGCACACCACACAACACGGTAATCTTTTCAACTTCAGAGAGCATTCTTATTAGTAGGACTGTAATTCTCACTGGAGCCTTCCCTTTATAGACCAAACAATTGCATGACTCTTACAAACTGTAGTGAACACACTTCTGAATTTTGTGGACCAACTTCCATAGAGCTTCATGGTTTATGTTTCTGGCATTTTTGATTCAGTGTAGGAATGTATGCAGagttgaaaataataataataaatatttattagtAGCACTTCCCGCTCTTGTCCAGCTATCGGTCTGGTGATTCATTAAAGTAGCGAGTGGGGAGGCAttcaaaaactgttttaattggagTTGGTAATAGGAGCAAAACTTCACCCACCGATAATACTGTCAAAATTGTTTATCTCCAAAATGGGCACTTGTGTGTCCTTTCAGGCCCATGGGGAAGCTCCATGGCTGAACTAATCCAAACTGATATGAGGGTGCCTGTGGTCCGTGGAGGAGCCAGGCAAGGCTGGAAAGTAAATATCAGCCTGTTGTTAATTAGGAAATAAATTACATACAGTTTACTCTTGAGAGCTATTAAAATAGTTTGACCCTGACTTCtccaaacaaccaaacaagTTCATTTCCAGGATGCAAAGGATGAAGGATGagtataaaacaataaatcaggCCCAAGAGAATTGTGGTCAAACACATTTACAATCAAAATGGCCTACAGCCCACTGTACAGTTAACTCAGTCTTGAAGGTGTTTTCAActcagtttttttcagtctgtttacatttatttccaatgtgcaactgattttttttgcttAGCACATGCTTTAAAGGGGCCAAGATTTTGTGAAGTTATGTAAATGGAAACCATATACTGCATTTCTATACTTGCACTTCGCCCTAAAACACTTCAGAAAGCCATCTTATTTCATTAttcactgcacacagcacacttcAGGAAAccactcaaagcagagaaatatAGAGCGACACGTCATGGTACCAAAGCCATTATCACTGACCTCTCTAATTGCAGGCCTGTTGGGCCCTCATCGCGAGAGGAGTTCAGACGtccagatgaaaacaaacatcttcCTGGCGCAGATGTAGCATCCAAGCTGTGTGGAAGATGACAATAACTGAATCCAGGTGTGGGAAGAGATAAGTCATATTAGAATGCAATGGTGTGTGAGGTCAGCTAGGGAGGCCCACCAGCTGTAGAGCAACTGGAGGAAATGTTAGACCACAGACATCAAGAGGAACAAGATTATCTTGTGATGGATTTTAATAATTTGGGGGAGCTGTTTGGAAAAGGGAAAAGGCAAGGGAAAATACTAGTGGTCTTTGGCCTCACAGTCCATCACTTACAGAATCTCAGGCTTCGAAAGTGGTTGCACATGGAAGAATGCAGTTTTCAGGAGGAGAAAGCTTTGACAGGGGAATTGGCTTATTCACAAGGAGAAGCTATCGGGGGAGTTTGAAGGACAAGGCAGCACTAATAGCCCAAGTTAACCATTATGTAAGGCCTTGCATGAGAAGTTAACTGAGCTATCCAAACAGCTCCTTTGTCTTCTGAGGAACTTCAAAGAAGATTAAAGGACCATTATAAATGTTTGGTTTAATGAGTTGAGGGAAATTCTTGAGTTTCCAAAGTCTTTAGAATCAAATAAGATGGAGTTGGGAAAGTTTGCGGGGAAAATCCAAGAGATAACAAACTCATTGCTGAGATTccttttttaa contains the following coding sequences:
- the cilp2 gene encoding cartilage intermediate layer protein 1 — its product is MKVALLLSVLTSVALAQGSVWNSSLPHSSSQTDRSRKPVHNTLSDTQTTGVTEWTSWFNIDHPGGNGDYERLEAIRFYYRERVCARPTAMEARTTDWVAAADTGEVVHSSLEKGFWCINKEQPYGRICSNYHVRFQCPPVQAYWTDWSEWGPCSTTVCNDVGIQVRQRTCVSTQPLPLLLVPACQGHHSERRECATPQCTAKWSPWGRWGTCSATCGGGRRIRRRTCVRSSMTVQCVGRPVEIQKCGKSPCPAKCQRVCTEGHPSEDCSRCVCDSHVLVGEVYSVTGVPVAGARVALANRPKIIRARTNVKGQFRLPGICSSSSTLLSIRKEKFAPADVSTSSNTTGLSWVRAVLKSAEKPYIVKHPEDKVRYEGGRVLLCCKATGSPTPDKYYWYHNGTLLDRKLYKYEEDLVLRSLKPEQSGEYHCKASSSAGSIKSTPALLTVIAKGTPACNSTPETHLVRLPMDCFQPGTGSKFYNAGRCPHNKCAGSLDFDMRCRDGAGFCCGVKSMESRTIDCGTYSLPIRAVTECGCQKCVEPTVLVRGRVVTADNNEPLRFGHIYIGRERVGTTGYQGGFTLQITPDTQRLVVNFVDPTQKFIDTPKVFIFDKRGGSIYHDVKVMRKQIPIDINAGETNTIDLGEIKGEDPIGQLVIPPNSFHKENGEIYEGTVKASVTFIDPRNITTAAAAPGDLNFVDAEGDMLPLRTYGMFSVDFRDDTNKEVLGAGAVQVLLDTQHVKMQEHIPAMKLWSLNPDTGVWEEESDFTYTQTTTGGHGRSKREERTFLIGNMEIRERRLFNLDVPENRRCYVKVRAYMSDKFLSTEQLEGVVITLINLEPKPGYSSNPRAWGRFDSVITGPNGACLPAFCDAQRPDAYTAYVTAMMGGEELEAAPSSPKMNPNIIGVSQPYLDKIDYQRSDHEDPALKKTAFRINLAKPNSNNLDETNGPIYPYQSLIACENAPVDANHFRFFRVEKDKYEYNVVPFQENDLTTWTGDYLSWWPNPQEFRACFIKVRIHGQKEVMVRSKNMGGTHRETKGKLYGIRDIRSTRDMREANTSAACVEFKCSGMLFDQAEVDRSLISILPQGNCRRISTNNLLQEYLTKHPPTAQNNESHAFTMLAPVDPLGHNYGIYTVTDQNPRVAKEIAIGRCFDGTSDGFSREMKSDSGVALTYSCPERKISRESLFQRLQTNPGQTLSQMARAMREMEGLQVQRSATQVVAYPSEQRGRTQTRRVSSTNRRRATTRTQQRQ